The Moraxella osloensis genome contains a region encoding:
- a CDS encoding histidine phosphatase family protein has translation MSNSINTNPAHLPPSMIDSVKLLPKHERLILFTRHSLREMSDKNGFASYALPLTPKGRVLAESWGRWLAANLDYSMDVDSISSPIQRCIDTAILMQAGAGISRNVSHQSLLVEPGSLVVDHEEVSKVFKQIGALNFINRFLAGDMAGIKAPHKGGLDLLALLFQHQPKHGHLLLAVSHDTLLSAFLAVMMGVGEISWDDWPKMMEGVFLWFDDKPFSEAKVHFIWRGQCYDRRLIELLDPFSTSYSLKD, from the coding sequence ATGTCTAATTCAATCAACACCAATCCTGCTCATTTACCGCCCAGTATGATTGACTCGGTCAAGCTACTGCCGAAACATGAGCGACTAATACTATTTACCCGCCATTCATTGCGCGAAATGTCAGATAAAAATGGCTTTGCCAGTTATGCCTTACCACTGACACCAAAAGGTAGAGTGTTGGCGGAGTCTTGGGGGCGTTGGTTGGCTGCCAACTTAGATTACTCGATGGATGTAGATAGCATCAGTAGCCCAATACAACGTTGTATTGATACCGCGATTTTAATGCAAGCAGGGGCCGGTATCTCTAGAAATGTGTCGCACCAATCGCTGTTGGTAGAGCCAGGTAGTTTGGTCGTTGACCATGAAGAAGTGAGTAAAGTATTCAAACAAATTGGTGCGCTCAATTTTATCAATCGTTTTTTGGCGGGCGACATGGCAGGGATTAAGGCGCCACATAAAGGCGGTTTGGATTTATTAGCGCTTTTATTTCAGCATCAGCCAAAGCACGGACATTTATTACTGGCGGTTAGTCATGATACGCTATTGTCAGCGTTTTTAGCGGTGATGATGGGCGTGGGTGAAATTAGCTGGGATGACTGGCCAAAAATGATGGAAGGGGTGTTTTTGTGGTTTGATGATAAACCCTTTAGTGAGGCAAAAGTACATTTTATTTGGCGCGGGCAGTGCTATGACCGCCGATTGATTGAATTGTTAGACCCATTTTCAACCTCTTATTCGTTAAAAGACTAA
- a CDS encoding fatty acid desaturase yields the protein MAQPKSFENAPINWIPAFVLISTPLAALLIVPYYLWTHSVSWQVWAIFAFFMAWNGLSITVGYHRLWSHRTYQAHPIVKWFFLIGGTLAVQGSVFDWCAGHRLHHRHVDDIYQDPYSAKRGFWFSHIGWMLKNYPSGHYDYKNIPDLKADPVLVAQDKYYALWILLANIGLPALFGWMVGDVVGTLVLAGLLRLVLSHHFTFFINSLCHMFGTRPYTDTNTARDNPILAIFTWGEGYHNYHHFFQYDYRNGVKWWQYDPSKWIIYGLSKIGLTWDLKRVPDVTIQHAQTEMAFKRAEKKVATFSGNLTSDFQAIKDRLNSEQQAFKQTIAEWQALKTQAIEMKKNEFAQRIHEVDDKLKDQFSSIEDKLRNHAQQIENLVNHLKGKHV from the coding sequence ATGGCACAACCTAAATCTTTTGAAAACGCGCCCATCAATTGGATCCCTGCGTTTGTCTTAATTAGCACGCCTTTGGCGGCTTTATTGATTGTACCTTATTACTTGTGGACACATAGCGTCAGTTGGCAAGTTTGGGCAATTTTCGCATTCTTTATGGCTTGGAATGGGTTAAGTATTACCGTTGGTTATCACCGTTTATGGTCACATCGTACTTACCAAGCACATCCAATTGTCAAATGGTTCTTTCTGATTGGCGGCACCTTAGCTGTTCAGGGCTCAGTATTTGACTGGTGTGCAGGACACCGTTTGCACCACCGCCACGTCGATGATATCTATCAAGACCCCTACTCTGCCAAGCGTGGCTTTTGGTTCTCACATATCGGGTGGATGCTCAAAAACTACCCAAGCGGCCACTATGACTACAAAAATATCCCAGATTTAAAAGCCGATCCTGTATTAGTGGCGCAAGATAAATATTATGCCCTGTGGATTTTATTAGCCAATATTGGCTTGCCAGCGCTGTTTGGTTGGATGGTGGGTGATGTTGTAGGTACCTTAGTACTCGCAGGGCTACTGCGCTTGGTGTTAAGCCATCATTTTACTTTCTTTATCAATTCACTTTGCCACATGTTTGGTACCCGTCCTTATACCGATACCAACACCGCGCGTGATAATCCGATTCTGGCGATTTTCACTTGGGGCGAAGGCTATCATAACTACCATCACTTTTTCCAATACGACTATCGCAATGGGGTAAAATGGTGGCAATATGACCCTAGCAAATGGATTATTTATGGCTTATCAAAAATCGGTTTGACTTGGGATTTAAAACGTGTCCCAGACGTTACCATTCAGCATGCACAAACAGAAATGGCATTCAAACGTGCTGAGAAAAAAGTTGCGACTTTTTCAGGGAATTTAACCAGCGATTTCCAAGCGATAAAAGATCGTTTAAACAGTGAACAACAGGCCTTTAAGCAAACGATTGCAGAATGGCAAGCGTTAAAAACGCAAGCCATTGAGATGAAAAAAAATGAGTTTGCTCAGCGTATTCATGAGGTAGATGATAAGCTAAAAGACCAGTTTAGTAGTATTGAGGATAAACTTCGCAATCATGCGCAGCAAATTGAAAATTTGGTTAATCATTTAAAAGGTAAACATGTTTGA
- a CDS encoding sensor histidine kinase — translation MITNPAFSSLFDKPNTHDKTKKIGNVYNGYRVIIAIFFSFSFMLALKNAQHDYWILINLFPTFFYFFFSIALFILYYFYPKNPLLMVGLTVDALVLTTLLYFSGGNDLQVILLFLVQVAASFMLVRSNQAILLTIFAITLVIYQQFYQTLKSDVNYALVNNVASMAISFIGVAYLSYTLSKRLKQIEQLSERQVNEVNALNAINNKIVQIIDQGVVVVSHDLEIFIANDTAIEQLHLPKTLDNFKLPDISPILAARLAPIIQEPEATLIVRLDAPTTRTPLAVGIEPNNQSFNDLRLRITQLRQQYAIIFIEDLRHEFSRAQQLKLASLGQLSASIAHEIRNPLATISQASQLLMEEINEADSGLSGDNILLYEMIYHQTIRVNKIIEDVLKLSRQQRPNFVYIEPKTWLNDFIQQNFSGHDIFLHCRTDKGFMFDNHQLAQILVNLINNGLRFSSKTQPHAFVTLDVYEFGKSIHIDVIDTGHGVAKENIEYLFNPFFTTDNQGTGLGLYLSQAFCQANYANLEYVPSEGQTCFRIICQTKTLPSV, via the coding sequence ATGATTACCAATCCTGCGTTTTCATCGCTATTTGACAAGCCAAACACCCACGATAAAACCAAAAAAATCGGTAACGTCTACAATGGTTACCGCGTTATTATTGCTATCTTTTTTTCCTTTAGTTTTATGTTGGCACTAAAAAATGCCCAGCATGACTATTGGATATTAATTAATCTTTTCCCCACTTTTTTTTATTTTTTCTTTAGTATTGCTTTATTTATTTTGTATTACTTTTATCCCAAAAATCCGCTGTTGATGGTCGGGCTAACTGTCGATGCGCTGGTACTCACTACCTTGTTGTATTTTAGCGGTGGTAATGATTTACAAGTAATTTTGCTGTTTTTGGTGCAAGTTGCCGCATCTTTTATGTTGGTGCGCTCCAACCAAGCTATTTTGCTGACTATTTTTGCCATCACGCTGGTTATTTATCAGCAGTTTTATCAAACCCTAAAAAGCGATGTTAACTACGCGCTAGTCAACAACGTGGCTTCGATGGCAATTAGCTTTATCGGGGTGGCTTATTTAAGTTATACGTTATCCAAACGGCTTAAACAAATTGAGCAGCTCTCTGAGCGCCAAGTCAATGAAGTCAACGCGCTAAATGCCATCAACAATAAAATCGTGCAAATCATTGACCAAGGCGTGGTGGTAGTATCCCACGATTTAGAAATTTTTATCGCCAATGATACCGCAATCGAGCAACTACATCTGCCAAAGACACTTGATAATTTTAAATTGCCAGATATTTCCCCCATATTAGCCGCAAGACTTGCACCCATCATCCAAGAGCCTGAAGCAACTTTAATAGTGCGGCTCGATGCACCAACCACTCGTACACCTTTAGCCGTTGGCATTGAGCCTAATAATCAAAGTTTTAATGACTTGCGACTTCGAATTACCCAATTAAGACAGCAATATGCCATTATTTTTATTGAAGATTTACGCCATGAGTTTAGCCGTGCACAGCAGCTAAAACTTGCGTCACTAGGGCAGTTATCCGCCAGTATTGCCCATGAGATTCGTAACCCACTGGCAACCATTAGCCAAGCCAGTCAATTATTAATGGAGGAAATTAATGAGGCTGACAGCGGCTTATCGGGTGACAATATCCTGCTATATGAGATGATTTATCACCAAACCATTCGGGTCAATAAAATCATCGAAGATGTGCTGAAATTATCTCGTCAGCAGCGCCCTAATTTTGTTTATATTGAACCCAAAACTTGGCTAAACGATTTTATACAACAAAACTTTAGCGGCCATGATATTTTTCTGCACTGCCGTACGGATAAAGGCTTTATGTTTGATAACCATCAGCTAGCACAGATTTTGGTCAACCTCATCAATAACGGGCTGCGTTTTAGTAGCAAAACCCAGCCTCATGCTTTTGTCACCCTTGACGTGTATGAATTTGGCAAATCTATTCATATCGATGTAATAGACACAGGTCACGGCGTTGCCAAAGAAAATATTGAGTATTTATTTAATCCGTTTTTTACCACTGATAATCAGGGCACGGGTCTGGGACTTTATTTGTCGCAGGCCTTTTGTCAGGCTAATTATGCCAATCTAGAATATGTGCCAAGCGAGGGGCAAACTTGCTTTCGGATTATTTGTCAAACCAAAACTTTACCGTCTGTCTAA
- a CDS encoding response regulator: MIRVLVVDDHDLVRMGIVRMLSDSPEIDVIGEAADGETAIIKTKQLKPDVVLLDVNMPTIGGLEVTKRLLQTDKNTKILAVSSLVQQPYPSMLIKAGVSGYITKGTPLDEMIKGIKKVHQGGRYFSADVAEQLADILFTDNSESPFDALSEREMQVAMMVVNCKSPQQIADQLFVSVKTVNTYRYRIFEKLNIDSDVKLTHLAMRHGLIQP; encoded by the coding sequence ATGATTAGAGTATTGGTGGTTGACGATCATGATTTAGTCCGAATGGGCATCGTACGGATGCTGTCAGATAGCCCTGAGATTGATGTGATTGGTGAGGCTGCTGATGGTGAAACCGCGATTATCAAAACCAAACAATTAAAACCTGATGTGGTGTTACTTGATGTCAATATGCCTACCATTGGCGGCTTAGAAGTCACCAAGCGCTTGCTGCAAACCGATAAAAATACCAAGATTTTGGCGGTCAGCTCTTTGGTTCAGCAGCCCTACCCATCCATGCTCATCAAAGCAGGGGTGAGTGGCTATATCACCAAAGGAACACCGCTTGATGAGATGATTAAAGGCATCAAAAAAGTCCACCAAGGCGGGCGTTATTTTAGCGCCGATGTTGCCGAGCAGCTTGCTGATATTTTATTCACTGACAATTCAGAGTCGCCATTTGATGCGCTAAGTGAGCGAGAAATGCAGGTGGCGATGATGGTGGTCAATTGCAAAAGTCCACAGCAAATCGCCGATCAGTTGTTTGTAAGTGTCAAAACAGTCAATACCTACCGCTATCGTATTTTTGAAAAGCTTAATATCGACAGTGATGTCAAACTTACCCATTTGGCTATGCGCCACGGTTTAATTCAACCCTAA
- a CDS encoding 6-pyruvoyl trahydropterin synthase family protein: MRIRKLFKFENAHIVRNCSSDRCKYSIHGHSYQIELILEAHRLDHGQMVYDFGLLKSSIKDIIDSFDHAICFWDKDDPDYIDACKKFSARWISLPVSPSAEQFSRVVFFWAREILKQTQMQNGETDVKVYSVIAHETATGYAQCFEDDVDNAQMGALTLGDFEFSEQVKAEWHDPLMYDKLKKGEKFVNPTVVLQVD; encoded by the coding sequence ATGAGAATTAGAAAGCTGTTTAAATTTGAAAATGCCCATATCGTGCGCAATTGTAGCTCCGATCGCTGCAAGTACTCGATTCATGGGCATAGTTACCAAATCGAGCTGATTTTAGAAGCGCACCGCCTCGATCACGGGCAAATGGTGTACGATTTTGGGCTGTTAAAATCATCGATCAAAGATATCATTGATAGTTTTGACCATGCTATTTGTTTTTGGGATAAAGATGACCCTGACTATATTGACGCCTGCAAAAAATTTAGCGCGCGCTGGATTAGTTTGCCTGTTTCGCCCTCGGCAGAGCAGTTTAGCCGCGTGGTATTTTTTTGGGCAAGAGAAATCTTAAAACAAACCCAAATGCAAAACGGTGAAACCGATGTCAAAGTGTATTCCGTCATCGCCCACGAAACAGCCACAGGTTATGCCCAATGCTTTGAAGACGATGTCGATAATGCCCAAATGGGCGCGTTGACGCTGGGGGATTTTGAATTTAGCGAGCAAGTAAAAGCCGAATGGCATGACCCCTTGATGTATGACAAATTAAAAAAAGGCGAAAAATTTGTCAATCCGACAGTGGTTTTACAAGTTGACTAA
- the tsaE gene encoding tRNA (adenosine(37)-N6)-threonylcarbamoyltransferase complex ATPase subunit type 1 TsaE: protein MNKTIILKSETDTQALAKELAEMNVTGSVWLSGDLGAGKTTLTRYWLQAMGHTGAVKSPTFTLVEPYRIMQDDGTIKPVYHADLYRLNDPEELEFIGFYEYQDEPNSLVIIEWASRAAGYLTPPNATLDIKRLDDEQRKVTISFA, encoded by the coding sequence ATGAATAAAACCATTATTTTAAAATCCGAAACCGACACCCAAGCCTTAGCCAAAGAGCTTGCCGAAATGAATGTGACCGGTAGCGTTTGGCTGTCGGGTGATTTGGGTGCGGGCAAGACCACGCTTACCCGCTATTGGCTACAGGCAATGGGTCATACAGGCGCAGTAAAAAGTCCGACTTTTACCCTGGTTGAACCTTATCGTATTATGCAGGACGATGGTACAATTAAGCCAGTTTACCATGCCGATTTATACCGCCTCAATGATCCTGAAGAATTGGAATTTATCGGTTTTTATGAATATCAAGATGAGCCAAATAGTTTGGTCATTATTGAATGGGCGAGTCGTGCAGCAGGCTATTTGACGCCGCCCAATGCAACCCTTGATATCAAACGCCTGGATGACGAACAACGAAAAGTGACGATAAGTTTTGCCTGA
- the mutL gene encoding DNA mismatch repair endonuclease MutL: protein MPDNRIHKLSPLLINQIAAGEVVTRPASVVKELIENAIDANATHIRIDIEQGGLGLIQISDNGMGIHPDDMTLAVTRHATSKLANVSELVGIHSLGFRGEALASIAAISHLTLTSSHNDSGIGQQLSVSGSEVSQATIRPVVKHRGTCVSVRDLYFNVPGRRSHLKSIATEFAHIEQVVQRLAISFADVQIELYHQDKLRFSLTQSAKAPHQNLEGAALPFLPAFSLARLEQALNLPLADIAQPFYLSLQGLQAQTENLNAQVTGWFFIAHKNNLPKLIYINHRLVSDLAISQAIQKVGHKLGIGMDNSLQMGYALSFELPAEWINVNIHPSKQQVKIQPLTNILAWLSQHMLEQLQSKMAALKTLQQQTCLTNTDDSNVDKFQNLPESEAASIQYINSNDKPTNHITHVTENQSNYQVARKGAVDRLTDSDSIQLVTLFENKHEFENKHEFENKHEFENKHEFENKHEFERQHQTFALIFWQGYFYLIDLQDHHIDSYDKAYVQSYLNQADFTHIADNAIRVSETDMLQWLLSHLPNPQSSPE from the coding sequence TTGCCTGACAACCGTATTCATAAATTATCCCCACTGCTTATCAACCAAATCGCCGCTGGCGAGGTAGTGACGCGTCCTGCTTCTGTGGTCAAAGAACTGATTGAAAATGCGATCGATGCCAACGCTACTCATATTCGAATCGATATCGAACAAGGCGGGCTTGGGTTGATTCAAATTAGTGACAACGGCATGGGAATTCATCCTGATGACATGACGCTTGCCGTCACTCGCCATGCCACCAGTAAACTTGCTAATGTCAGCGAGTTGGTTGGTATTCATAGTTTAGGCTTTCGCGGCGAGGCACTAGCGAGCATTGCAGCGATATCGCATCTGACATTAACCAGTAGTCACAATGACAGCGGGATAGGGCAGCAGCTGAGCGTGAGCGGTAGTGAGGTAAGCCAAGCTACTATTCGTCCTGTCGTAAAACATCGCGGCACGTGTGTCAGCGTTCGCGATTTGTATTTCAATGTGCCAGGCAGACGCTCGCACCTAAAAAGTATCGCCACAGAATTTGCCCATATAGAACAAGTCGTGCAACGATTAGCGATTAGTTTTGCCGATGTGCAGATTGAATTATATCATCAAGACAAATTGCGTTTTAGCTTAACGCAGTCAGCCAAAGCCCCTCACCAAAATTTAGAGGGTGCTGCATTGCCTTTTTTGCCCGCTTTTAGTTTGGCACGACTTGAACAAGCGTTAAATTTGCCATTGGCTGACATTGCACAGCCATTTTATTTATCGCTGCAAGGTTTACAGGCACAGACAGAAAATTTAAATGCCCAAGTCACGGGGTGGTTTTTTATCGCCCATAAGAATAATCTGCCAAAACTTATTTATATCAATCATCGTTTGGTCAGTGATTTGGCGATTAGCCAAGCCATACAAAAAGTGGGTCACAAGCTGGGTATTGGCATGGATAATTCACTACAAATGGGCTATGCGTTGTCTTTTGAGCTGCCTGCCGAGTGGATAAATGTCAATATTCACCCAAGTAAACAACAAGTCAAAATCCAACCATTGACTAATATATTAGCTTGGTTGTCTCAGCATATGTTAGAGCAATTGCAGTCCAAAATGGCTGCGTTAAAAACCCTGCAACAGCAAACTTGCTTGACAAATACTGATGACAGTAACGTCGATAAATTTCAAAATTTACCTGAGAGTGAAGCTGCATCCATTCAGTATATAAATTCTAATGACAAACCCACCAATCACATAACTCACGTTACCGAAAATCAGTCGAATTATCAGGTGGCAAGAAAGGGTGCGGTTGATAGGTTAACGGATAGCGACTCTATACAGCTAGTAACCTTATTTGAAAACAAGCATGAATTTGAAAACAAGCATGAATTTGAAAACAAGCATGAATTTGAAAACAAGCATGAATTTGAAAACAAGCATGAATTTGAAAGACAGCATCAAACTTTTGCTTTAATTTTTTGGCAAGGATATTTTTATCTGATTGATTTACAAGACCATCATATAGACAGTTATGATAAAGCGTATGTTCAATCTTATTTGAATCAAGCTGATTTTACCCACATTGCCGATAATGCCATTCGAGTCAGTGAAACTGACATGCTACAATGGCTGCTGTCGCATTTACCTAATCCCCAGTCATCTCCAGAATAA
- the miaA gene encoding tRNA (adenosine(37)-N6)-dimethylallyltransferase MiaA translates to MITADKQDVICLIAPTASGKTALAYELYETGKYRLISVDSALIYRDMNIGTAKPTREELANYPHALVDIISPEQSYSVAQFVNDVDYHINLAHQQNKTPVLVGGTMMYYMALIQGINDIPATLPATRQQVTQLIAEQGIEQLHAYLTQVDPILAKQLKITDTQRIGRAVEIYLQTGKPLSAWQNQPARALADNPHQRWQILAVMPDRDWLHKRIALRLDIMWQQGFLQEVIDLRQQYHLTTDLPSMRCVGYRQAWDFLEKIQNTTLFTYDNNEENFHDDVARFLLNTHSSPIQDYRQTMQNEALYATRQLAKRQYTWMRKLVSTQQLVERFDIRPLATIDQARNLLIKTS, encoded by the coding sequence ATGATAACAGCCGATAAACAAGACGTGATTTGCCTTATAGCACCTACTGCCAGCGGCAAGACAGCATTGGCGTATGAACTCTACGAAACAGGCAAATATCGTCTTATTTCGGTAGATTCTGCCTTGATTTATCGGGATATGAATATCGGTACTGCCAAACCGACACGTGAAGAATTGGCAAACTATCCGCATGCGCTTGTTGACATCATCAGTCCTGAGCAAAGCTACAGCGTTGCGCAGTTTGTCAACGATGTGGACTATCATATCAATCTTGCTCATCAGCAAAATAAAACACCTGTACTGGTGGGTGGAACGATGATGTACTATATGGCATTGATTCAAGGTATCAATGATATCCCAGCAACCTTGCCAGCGACTCGCCAACAAGTCACCCAACTGATTGCTGAGCAGGGGATTGAACAGCTGCATGCTTATTTAACCCAGGTAGATCCCATCCTTGCTAAGCAACTCAAAATCACAGACACCCAAAGAATTGGCAGAGCGGTCGAAATCTATCTACAAACAGGTAAGCCATTAAGTGCTTGGCAGAATCAGCCCGCTAGGGCGTTAGCCGACAATCCACATCAGCGTTGGCAAATTTTAGCCGTGATGCCAGATCGTGATTGGTTACACAAGCGCATCGCACTTCGGTTAGATATCATGTGGCAACAAGGCTTTTTGCAGGAAGTAATTGACCTGCGACAACAGTATCACCTCACGACTGATCTGCCATCCATGCGCTGCGTTGGCTACCGGCAAGCTTGGGATTTTTTAGAAAAAATACAAAATACAACATTGTTTACATATGATAATAATGAAGAAAATTTTCATGATGATGTGGCGCGTTTTTTACTAAACACGCACAGCTCCCCAATTCAAGATTATAGACAAACTATGCAAAATGAGGCATTATATGCTACAAGACAGTTAGCAAAACGCCAATATACATGGATGCGTAAGCTGGTTAGCACACAACAATTGGTTGAGCGTTTTGATATCAGACCCTTGGCAACTATTGATCAAGCAAGAAATTTGCTAATAAAAACAAGTTAA
- the hfq gene encoding RNA chaperone Hfq produces the protein MSKGQTLQDPFLNSLRKDRIPVSIFLVNGIKLQGQIESFDQYVVLLKNTVSQMVYKHAISTVVPARNPRSATPMPGASGYGQSSQLGFGQTGGFEPQGYGANRTGFANRGGFGDRGFDGGYDNDPRGYSHERTGFAQAPYDRSGFADRGFDSGYDNMNFEPTKDDANFDDDANGNGEDKF, from the coding sequence ATGTCAAAAGGTCAAACACTACAAGACCCTTTCTTAAACTCTTTACGTAAAGACCGTATTCCAGTGTCTATTTTTTTAGTCAATGGCATCAAACTTCAAGGTCAAATCGAATCTTTCGATCAATATGTGGTATTACTCAAAAACACCGTCAGTCAAATGGTCTACAAACACGCCATTTCAACGGTAGTACCTGCCCGTAATCCCCGTTCAGCCACGCCAATGCCAGGGGCAAGTGGATACGGCCAATCTAGCCAACTGGGCTTTGGTCAAACAGGCGGTTTTGAACCACAGGGCTATGGCGCAAATCGCACAGGGTTTGCTAATCGTGGGGGCTTTGGTGACCGCGGCTTTGATGGTGGTTATGACAATGACCCACGTGGCTATTCGCACGAGCGTACAGGGTTTGCCCAAGCACCGTATGATCGCAGTGGTTTTGCTGACCGTGGTTTTGATAGCGGCTATGACAATATGAATTTCGAGCCTACCAAAGACGATGCTAATTTTGACGATGATGCAAACGGTAATGGCGAAGACAAGTTTTAA
- a CDS encoding KpsF/GutQ family sugar-phosphate isomerase: protein MDASVDYLKHAKDAIKTEQHALDLLIEQLDERFVTACHLIENCQGRVVVTGMGKSGLIGRKIAATFASTGTPSFFMHPGEAGHGDLGMLVKGDVLIGISNSGESDEIRTLLPVVKKLGIPLISISRDKRGILPRSADVALTLGASEEACPLGLAPTSSTTATLALGDALAVALVHSKHFTSEDFALSHPAGALGRKLLTQVKDLMHVNNLPTIDEHSTLNEALFSMTGGRLGMTVITNANNQVVGVFTDGDLRRSLARQLGLDTPISQVMSTNPKSVNPDMRASDALTLMNEQKINQLLIINDDKTLAGILTLHELLHAGVN, encoded by the coding sequence TTGGATGCATCGGTTGATTATTTAAAGCATGCCAAAGACGCTATCAAAACAGAACAACATGCTTTAGATTTGCTGATTGAACAGCTAGATGAACGATTTGTGACCGCTTGCCATTTGATTGAAAACTGTCAGGGGCGTGTGGTGGTGACAGGCATGGGTAAGTCAGGGCTTATTGGTCGCAAAATTGCAGCGACTTTTGCCTCAACGGGAACGCCGTCTTTTTTTATGCACCCTGGTGAAGCAGGTCATGGCGACCTAGGTATGTTGGTCAAAGGCGATGTGTTAATTGGCATCTCGAATTCAGGGGAGTCAGATGAAATCCGCACGTTACTGCCCGTGGTAAAAAAACTGGGCATTCCGCTCATTAGTATCAGCCGCGACAAACGCGGTATTTTGCCAAGATCTGCCGATGTGGCGTTGACTTTAGGGGCGTCTGAAGAAGCTTGTCCCCTTGGTTTGGCACCGACATCAAGTACCACCGCTACTTTGGCGTTAGGAGATGCGTTAGCGGTGGCGTTGGTGCATAGTAAGCATTTTACCTCAGAAGATTTTGCTTTATCACACCCTGCAGGGGCATTGGGTCGCAAATTATTAACTCAAGTAAAAGACTTAATGCATGTAAATAACCTGCCAACCATTGATGAGCATTCGACGCTTAACGAAGCCTTGTTTAGCATGACGGGTGGTAGACTGGGGATGACGGTGATTACCAATGCGAACAATCAAGTCGTGGGCGTATTTACCGATGGTGACTTGCGCCGTAGCTTAGCGCGCCAATTGGGGCTTGATACGCCGATTAGTCAGGTGATGTCAACCAATCCAAAGTCCGTCAATCCTGATATGCGTGCGTCTGATGCGCTCACCTTAATGAATGAACAAAAGATAAATCAGCTATTAATCATTAATGATGATAAGACTTTAGCGGGTATTTTGACCTTGCATGAGCTACTACATGCGGGTGTGAATTAA
- a CDS encoding KdsC family phosphatase → MQSLLTKAKNVKLLVMDVDGVLSDGKIIYDANSVETKGFNVQDGFGIQRIHQAGIQTAIITGRTSAIVTHRAKELKITHLVQGREDKLTALNELLAKIGISLAECAYIGDDWPDIKALQSVGFAVAVANANGEVIKRVDMVTTRSGGEGAVRELCDLILKATGHYDDILASYVV, encoded by the coding sequence ATGCAAAGTCTGCTCACTAAAGCAAAAAACGTTAAACTATTGGTCATGGATGTGGATGGTGTATTGTCCGATGGAAAAATTATCTATGATGCCAACAGTGTTGAAACCAAAGGCTTTAATGTTCAAGATGGCTTTGGTATTCAGCGTATTCACCAAGCAGGTATTCAAACTGCCATTATAACGGGTCGCACTAGCGCCATTGTCACGCATCGCGCCAAAGAATTAAAAATTACCCATCTAGTGCAAGGGCGGGAAGACAAATTGACGGCGCTCAATGAATTGTTAGCTAAGATTGGTATCTCGCTAGCAGAATGTGCTTATATCGGTGATGATTGGCCAGATATCAAAGCCTTGCAATCCGTCGGATTTGCTGTAGCCGTGGCAAATGCTAATGGCGAAGTCATCAAACGGGTCGACATGGTTACCACGCGCTCAGGCGGAGAAGGGGCAGTTCGTGAGTTATGTGATTTGATTTTAAAAGCAACGGGTCATTACGATGATATTTTGGCCAGTTATGTGGTTTAG